From the genome of Cognaticolwellia beringensis, one region includes:
- the gorA gene encoding glutathione-disulfide reductase — translation MTQHFDYISIGAGSGGIASANRAARLGKKAAVIEAKHIGGTCVNVGCVPKKAMWYAGQIADALHYANDYGFKAPLQSFNWSKLVENREAYIERIHAAYARGFASNDVTVINGFAKFVDKNTLEVDGVLYTADHITIATGGRPSRPSIEGAEHGIDSDGFFALTEQPKKVAVVGAGYIAVELAGVLHALGSESHLLVRKEKPLRGFDDMLSDTLVEQMEKHGPTLHTMSVPTRVEKHSDGQLTIHLDNGKSIGPVDSLIWAIGRDPATDNINIESTGIKLDERGFIPTDKFQNTDVDGIYAVGDNTGRAQLTPVAVAAGRRLCERLFNNKPNEHLDYSNIATVVFSHPVIGTVGLSEKEAIAEYGVDQVKVYNSQFTALYQAITEDYRDPTRMKLVCAGEEEKIVGIHSIGFGSDELLQGFAVAMKMGATKADFDNTVAIHPTSAEEFVTM, via the coding sequence ATGACACAACATTTTGACTACATTTCAATTGGCGCTGGTAGTGGCGGCATTGCCTCAGCGAATCGCGCGGCACGTTTAGGAAAAAAAGCAGCGGTTATTGAAGCCAAGCATATTGGTGGCACCTGTGTAAATGTGGGTTGTGTACCTAAAAAAGCGATGTGGTATGCCGGACAAATAGCGGATGCATTACATTATGCGAATGACTATGGATTTAAAGCACCATTGCAAAGCTTTAACTGGTCAAAGTTAGTTGAAAACAGAGAAGCTTATATTGAACGCATTCATGCGGCTTATGCGCGTGGCTTTGCTAGTAACGACGTTACGGTAATCAACGGCTTTGCAAAATTTGTAGATAAAAACACCTTAGAGGTTGATGGTGTTTTATACACGGCTGATCATATTACGATTGCCACGGGCGGACGTCCAAGTCGTCCAAGTATTGAAGGTGCAGAGCACGGTATTGATTCAGATGGCTTTTTTGCATTAACAGAACAACCTAAAAAAGTAGCGGTTGTTGGTGCCGGTTATATTGCCGTTGAGCTAGCGGGCGTATTACATGCCTTGGGTAGTGAATCACATTTATTGGTGCGTAAAGAAAAACCATTACGTGGTTTTGACGACATGCTTAGCGATACGTTAGTCGAGCAAATGGAAAAACACGGTCCAACGTTGCATACCATGAGTGTGCCGACGCGTGTTGAAAAACATAGTGACGGCCAATTAACTATTCATTTAGATAACGGTAAAAGTATCGGTCCAGTTGATAGCTTAATTTGGGCAATAGGGCGAGACCCAGCAACAGACAATATTAATATTGAATCTACGGGTATAAAGCTCGATGAACGTGGTTTTATTCCTACGGATAAATTTCAAAACACCGATGTTGACGGTATTTATGCGGTGGGCGATAACACCGGTCGTGCACAATTAACGCCGGTTGCTGTTGCAGCAGGGCGACGCTTATGTGAACGTTTATTTAATAATAAACCTAACGAGCATTTAGATTATTCAAACATAGCGACGGTGGTGTTTAGTCATCCGGTTATTGGTACGGTTGGTTTGTCAGAAAAAGAAGCCATAGCAGAGTATGGCGTTGACCAAGTTAAGGTATATAACTCGCAGTTTACTGCCCTGTATCAAGCCATAACTGAAGATTATCGTGACCCGACGCGCATGAAATTAGTTTGTGCGGGCGAAGAAGAAAAAATTGTCGGCATTCATAGTATTGGTTTTGGTAGTGATGAGTTATTACAAGGCTTCGCTGTTGCCATGAAAATGGGCGCAACTAAGGCTGACTTTGACAACACAGTGGCTATTCATCCAACGTCTGCGGAAGAATTTGTCACTATGTAA
- the prlC gene encoding oligopeptidase A, which yields MTNPLLQNTSLPQFSKIKPEHIKPAVEKAIGNCKTVIAEVLANNTQFSWENLVSPIDEVDDVLGKLWSPISHMNSVVNSDELRDAYESCLPLLSEYGTFVGQHAGLFAAYQQLSESDEFKTLNEAQQKVITNALRDFKLSGIALNDNDKKRYGEIATRLSELSSTFGNNILDATHAFSVNITDEKELTGLPESAKEAAKALAKSQEKSGWLFTLDIPSYLPVMTYCDNSALREKMYRAYVTRASEIGPNGGEYDNSPIMAELLSLRHELANLLGFDSFAEKSLATKMANNIDEVVGFLENLAVKSKAQGEQDLAEVTAFAADKYQQSNLQAWDLPYYGEKLKQERYAISDEELRPYFPESKVVAGLFEVVHRLFGLNISERQGIDTWHKDVKFFDVFDKNQQLRGSFYFDLYARPHKRGGAWMDDCVGRRALANGDIQYPVAYLTCNFNGPVGDKPALFTHDEVVTLFHEFGHGIHHMLTQINAAGVSGINGVPWDAVELPSQFLENWCWQPEALAFISGHYLTNEPLPQDMLDKMLAAKNFQSAMQMIRQLEFSLFDFKMHAQYSPEKGDEIQQVLNQVRDDYAVIKAPEFNRFQHSFGHIFGGGYAAGYYSYKWAEVLSADAFSRFEEEGIFNQGVGHDFLTHVLEMGGSKEPSVLFKAFRGREPEIDALLRHCGITG from the coding sequence ATGACCAATCCATTATTACAAAATACATCTCTACCACAATTTTCGAAAATTAAGCCTGAACATATCAAGCCAGCGGTTGAAAAAGCTATCGGTAATTGTAAAACAGTTATTGCTGAGGTGTTAGCCAACAACACACAATTTAGCTGGGAAAACTTGGTTTCGCCAATTGACGAGGTAGATGACGTATTAGGTAAATTATGGTCGCCCATTTCGCATATGAATTCAGTGGTTAACAGTGATGAGTTACGCGATGCTTATGAGTCATGCCTGCCGTTATTATCAGAATACGGTACATTTGTAGGGCAACATGCGGGCTTATTCGCAGCCTATCAACAATTAAGCGAAAGTGATGAATTTAAAACGCTAAACGAAGCACAACAAAAAGTCATTACTAACGCATTACGCGATTTTAAATTATCAGGCATAGCCCTGAACGATAACGATAAAAAACGCTACGGCGAAATTGCGACACGTTTATCTGAGCTTAGCTCTACTTTTGGCAATAACATCCTCGATGCTACACATGCCTTTAGTGTAAATATTACTGATGAAAAAGAGCTAACTGGCTTACCCGAAAGCGCCAAAGAAGCGGCGAAAGCCTTGGCTAAGTCACAAGAAAAGTCGGGCTGGTTATTCACCTTAGACATTCCAAGTTATTTACCGGTAATGACCTACTGTGACAACTCCGCTTTACGCGAAAAAATGTACCGCGCTTATGTTACTCGCGCTTCAGAAATAGGGCCAAACGGCGGCGAATATGACAACAGTCCAATTATGGCTGAACTATTATCGTTACGTCACGAGCTTGCCAACTTACTTGGTTTTGATAGCTTTGCGGAAAAATCACTCGCCACGAAAATGGCCAATAACATTGATGAGGTGGTAGGTTTTCTAGAAAATCTAGCAGTAAAATCAAAAGCACAAGGCGAACAAGACCTAGCTGAAGTTACCGCCTTCGCTGCGGATAAATATCAACAAAGTAACTTACAAGCTTGGGACTTACCTTATTACGGCGAGAAACTAAAACAAGAGCGTTATGCTATTTCTGACGAAGAGTTGCGTCCTTACTTCCCTGAAAGCAAAGTGGTAGCAGGCTTATTTGAAGTGGTGCATCGTTTATTTGGTTTAAACATTAGCGAGCGCCAAGGTATTGATACTTGGCATAAAGACGTTAAGTTTTTTGATGTTTTTGATAAAAACCAACAATTGCGCGGCAGTTTCTATTTTGATTTATACGCACGCCCACACAAACGTGGCGGCGCATGGATGGACGATTGTGTCGGCCGTCGTGCATTAGCCAATGGCGATATTCAATATCCAGTAGCTTACCTTACTTGTAACTTTAATGGCCCTGTTGGCGACAAGCCAGCGCTATTCACCCATGACGAAGTGGTAACGCTTTTCCACGAATTTGGTCACGGTATTCACCACATGCTGACACAGATTAACGCTGCAGGTGTTTCTGGTATTAACGGCGTTCCTTGGGATGCGGTTGAACTGCCTAGCCAATTTTTAGAAAACTGGTGTTGGCAGCCAGAGGCATTAGCCTTTATTTCTGGCCATTACCTAACGAATGAACCTTTACCACAAGACATGCTTGATAAAATGTTAGCGGCAAAGAACTTCCAATCGGCGATGCAGATGATCCGTCAACTAGAATTTAGCTTATTCGACTTTAAAATGCATGCCCAGTACTCTCCCGAAAAAGGTGATGAAATTCAACAAGTGCTTAACCAAGTACGTGACGACTACGCGGTAATTAAAGCGCCTGAGTTCAATCGATTTCAGCACAGTTTTGGTCACATTTTTGGTGGTGGCTATGCCGCTGGTTATTACAGCTATAAATGGGCTGAAGTGTTATCGGCAGATGCATTTTCACGTTTTGAAGAAGAAGGTATTTTCAACCAAGGTGTTGGCCATGACTTTTTAACCCATGTTCTCGAAATGGGTGGTTCAAAAGAACCAAGCGTTTTATTTAAAGCGTTCCGTGGCCGAGAGCCAGAAATAGACGCATTATTACGTCACTGCGGTATTACGGGCTAA
- a CDS encoding DNA-3-methyladenine glycosylase I: MALETLDDIYQRAAARKGGVHKLNILLGSGSQDHLLKNITDDRFLSEFSKKVFQSGFVWRVVENKWLNFEESFFNFNIEKVLMMPEEMMERKASDPKIIRNFNKVKTIKANAEMIFEEQQQGHSFAEFIANWPSDDIIGLWAYLKKHGQRLGGNTGPYALRALGKDTFLLSRDVEAYFRAHDIITGGIQTKSSLNAIQASFNSWQQQGDLSLGQLSRLIAYATGDNHIHLEEIADAE, encoded by the coding sequence ATGGCATTAGAAACACTTGACGATATATATCAACGTGCCGCCGCCCGAAAAGGTGGCGTACATAAGCTCAATATATTATTGGGTTCAGGTAGCCAAGACCATTTATTAAAAAACATAACTGACGATCGGTTTTTATCGGAGTTCAGTAAAAAGGTTTTTCAATCCGGTTTTGTTTGGCGGGTGGTTGAAAACAAGTGGTTAAACTTTGAAGAAAGCTTTTTTAATTTCAATATTGAAAAAGTGTTGATGATGCCAGAAGAAATGATGGAGCGAAAAGCCAGCGACCCTAAAATCATTCGTAACTTTAATAAAGTTAAAACCATTAAAGCGAACGCCGAAATGATTTTTGAAGAGCAGCAACAAGGTCATAGCTTTGCTGAATTTATTGCCAACTGGCCGAGTGACGATATTATCGGCTTATGGGCATATTTGAAAAAACATGGCCAACGCCTTGGCGGCAACACAGGGCCTTATGCTTTGCGTGCATTAGGTAAAGACACTTTTTTACTTAGCCGAGATGTAGAAGCCTATTTTCGAGCACATGACATTATTACTGGCGGTATTCAAACAAAATCGAGCTTAAACGCTATTCAAGCAAGCTTTAATAGCTGGCAACAACAAGGCGACTTATCCTTAGGTCAACTGAGTCGCTTAATTGCCTATGCGACTGGCGATAATCATATTCATCTAGAAGAAATCGCTGATGCTGAATAA
- a CDS encoding class I SAM-dependent methyltransferase, whose translation MLNKIAVAYVDAVDVDKAKKVAKKWQLDYIGDIAAIKNYPKLLFALQVNLQRLELSKLDEPKLGAICVDFVDGATAHRRKFGGGRGQDIAKAVGLKHGFTPHVLDATAGLGRDAFVLATLGCNVTMMERMPIVAALLEDGLERAKLSTEINDITDRMNLINSSSIENMNLAQQPDVIYLDPMYPHREKSAAVKKEMRVFQSLVGEDLDADNLLAPAIALAKYRVVVKRPSYAPPLAGKTPSTSINMKKNRFDVYVNQAIPKNN comes from the coding sequence ATGCTGAATAAAATTGCCGTCGCTTATGTTGATGCTGTCGACGTCGACAAAGCGAAAAAAGTTGCCAAAAAATGGCAGTTGGATTATATCGGTGATATCGCTGCAATAAAAAACTATCCAAAGTTACTGTTTGCTTTACAAGTTAACTTGCAGCGCCTAGAACTAAGTAAGCTTGATGAACCAAAGCTTGGCGCTATTTGTGTTGATTTTGTTGATGGTGCCACAGCACATCGTCGTAAATTTGGTGGTGGTCGCGGTCAAGACATCGCTAAAGCCGTTGGTTTAAAACATGGCTTTACTCCCCATGTGCTTGATGCTACCGCTGGCTTAGGTCGAGATGCGTTTGTATTAGCTACCTTAGGTTGCAACGTTACCATGATGGAGCGTATGCCAATTGTTGCGGCCTTACTTGAAGACGGCTTAGAACGCGCGAAACTAAGCACCGAAATTAATGATATTACCGATCGCATGAACTTAATTAACTCGTCATCGATTGAAAATATGAACTTAGCTCAGCAGCCAGATGTAATCTATCTTGACCCTATGTATCCACATAGAGAAAAGTCTGCGGCCGTTAAAAAAGAAATGCGCGTATTTCAGTCATTGGTGGGTGAAGACCTTGATGCTGACAACTTGCTAGCACCAGCCATTGCCTTAGCAAAATATCGCGTGGTGGTTAAGCGCCCAAGCTATGCGCCGCCACTTGCAGGTAAAACGCCATCAACTAGCATTAATATGAAAAAAAATCGCTTTGATGTTTATGTAAATCAAGCGATTCCGAAGAATAACTGA